Within the Mycobacteriales bacterium genome, the region GCGCGATGAGGAAGCACAGCGAACCGATCGCGAACAGCACGCCGATCCACCACGACGCCCGGTGCGGCGCCCAGAGGACGCCCTCGTGCAGCGCCGCGGGCCGGGACAACCGGGAGAAGTGCTTGCGGTGGGCGCGCGACGACCACCTGACGATCCGTCCGTCGGGTCGCCGGTAGGACATCCCGACCGTGAACGGCCCGACGGTCCGCCGACCGACCGTGGACCAGCCCTTGGGCCGAGCCGGGTAGTCGGTCACCCGGCCCATTCTCCTGTTGCGCCGCGACCCGGGCCGCCGAACAGGCGCACTAGTAGTGCGTTTCGGCCGGGGGCAGCGGGGGTCGGGCCCGCACCGGCGGTAGCGTGCCGGGCATGCCGACCTGCCCGCCGGACTGACCGTGGTCATTCGCCTCGCCATCGGCCTCGCCCTGACGGTGATCGCGTTCGCGGTGGCCGGCCGCCGCGCCTGGTGGTTGTACCGCCTGATCCGGTCCGGCCAGCCGCAGCACGGCCGGACCGACGACCTGCCGGCCCGCCTCCGCGCTCAGGTCGGCGAGGTGTTCGGCCAGGAGCGGCTGCTGAAGTGGTCCGTGCCCGGTGCGGCGCACTTCTTCACCTTCTGGGGCTTCGTCATCCTGTCCCTCACGATCGTCGAGGCCTACGGCGCGCTGTTCAGCCGCGACTTCGCCTTCTGGTGGTTCGGTCGGGGCCGGGCGCTGGGCTTCCTCGAGGACTTCTTCGCGGTCGCCGTACTGGTCGCCGTCGCGGTCTTCGCGACCATCCGGGTGCGGCAGGCGCCGGAGCGCCGTCAGCGGGAGTCGCGCTTCTACGGCTCCCACACGGGCGCCGCCTGGGGTGTCCTCGCGATGATCACCGCGGTGATCGTGACCCTGCTGCTCTATCGCGGCGCGCAGGCCGCGACCGGGCACTTCCCCTACGGCGGGAGCCGCTGGCCGTTCGCGTCCTGGCTGGTCGGCAAAGCCCTGCATCCGCTGGGTACGACGGTCAACGGCGTCCTGGAGACGACGTTCATCCTCGCCCAGATCGCGGTCGTCGTGGGCTTCCTGGTCTTCGTCCTCTACTCCAAGCACCTGCACATCGGGATCGCGCCGCTCAACGTCAGCACCAAGCGGCTGCCGGACGCGCTCGGCCCGCTGCTGCCGATGGAGTCCAAGGGGACGCCTATCGACTTCGAGGACCCGGGCGAGGACGACGTCTTCGGCCGCGGCGCGGTGGAGGACTTCACCTGGAAGGGGATGCTCGACTTCGCGACCTGCACCGAGTGCGGCCGCTGCCAGAGCCAGTGCCCGGCCTGGAACACCGGCAAGCCGCTGTCACCCAAGCTGGTGATCATGGACCTGCGGGATCACCTCTTCGCCAAGGCGCCGTACCTGCTGGACGAAAAGCCGCGGCCGGAAGAGGGCTCGGTCGAGATCACCGCCGACGGCGCGCCGCACGTGCCCGAGTCGGGGTTCGCCCGGGTGACGGGCTCCGGGCCCGAGCAGGCCGTCCGCCCGCTCGTCGGCACCGCGGAGGAGGGCGGGGTCATCGACCCCGACGTGCTCTGGTCGTGCACCACGTGCGGCGCGTGCGTCGAGCAGTGCCCGGTCGACATCGAGCACGTCGACCACATCGTCGACATGCGCCGCTACCAGGTGCTGATCGAGTCGTCGTTCCCGTCCGAGGCGGGGGTGATGCTGAAGAACCTGGAGAACAAGGGAAACCCCTGGGGCATGAACGCCACCGCCCGTGAGGAGTGGACCGAGGGGTTGTCCTTCGACGTACGCCGGGTGGAGGGCGAGATCCCCGACGACGTCGAGTACCTCTTCTGGGTCGGCTGCGCCGGGGCGCTCGAGGACCGGGCGAAGCGGACCACCCGCGCCGTCGCCGAACTCCTGCACACCGCGGGGGTCGAGTTCGCCATCCTCGGGTCGGCGGAAAACTGCACCGGCGACCCGGCCCGCCGGCTGGGCAACGAATTCGTCTACCAGATGCTGGCCCAGCAGAACGTCGAGACGCTCGCCGAGGCCAAGCCGAAGAAGATCGTCGCGACCTGCCCGCACTGCTTCAACACCATCGCCAACGAATACCCGCAGCTCGGCGCCGAGTACGACGTCGTACACCACACCCAGCTGCTCGCCCGGCTGGTCGCCGAGGGCCGCCTGACCCCGGTGCAGCCGGTCGACGCCTCGGTGACCTACCACGACCCGTGCTACCTCGGCCGGCACAACAAGGTCTACACACCGCCGCGGGACGTCCTCGAGGGAATCCCCGGGCTGACCAGCCAGGAGATGCACCGGTGCAAGGAGCGCGGCTTCTGCTGCGGCGCCGGTGGTGCGCGGATGTGGATGGAGGAACGGATCGGGAAGCGGATCAACGTCGAGCGGGTCGACGAGGCCCTCGGACTCGACCCGGACGTGGTGTCCACCGCCTGCCCCTACTGCCTGGTGATGCTCTCGGACGCGGTCACCGCCAAGCAGGCGTCGGGTGAGGCCCGGGAGGACGTG harbors:
- a CDS encoding (Fe-S)-binding protein → MVIRLAIGLALTVIAFAVAGRRAWWLYRLIRSGQPQHGRTDDLPARLRAQVGEVFGQERLLKWSVPGAAHFFTFWGFVILSLTIVEAYGALFSRDFAFWWFGRGRALGFLEDFFAVAVLVAVAVFATIRVRQAPERRQRESRFYGSHTGAAWGVLAMITAVIVTLLLYRGAQAATGHFPYGGSRWPFASWLVGKALHPLGTTVNGVLETTFILAQIAVVVGFLVFVLYSKHLHIGIAPLNVSTKRLPDALGPLLPMESKGTPIDFEDPGEDDVFGRGAVEDFTWKGMLDFATCTECGRCQSQCPAWNTGKPLSPKLVIMDLRDHLFAKAPYLLDEKPRPEEGSVEITADGAPHVPESGFARVTGSGPEQAVRPLVGTAEEGGVIDPDVLWSCTTCGACVEQCPVDIEHVDHIVDMRRYQVLIESSFPSEAGVMLKNLENKGNPWGMNATAREEWTEGLSFDVRRVEGEIPDDVEYLFWVGCAGALEDRAKRTTRAVAELLHTAGVEFAILGSAENCTGDPARRLGNEFVYQMLAQQNVETLAEAKPKKIVATCPHCFNTIANEYPQLGAEYDVVHHTQLLARLVAEGRLTPVQPVDASVTYHDPCYLGRHNKVYTPPRDVLEGIPGLTSQEMHRCKERGFCCGAGGARMWMEERIGKRINVERVDEALGLDPDVVSTACPYCLVMLSDAVTAKQASGEAREDVQVLDVAQLLQRSMQAPPE